One Haemorhous mexicanus isolate bHaeMex1 chromosome 9, bHaeMex1.pri, whole genome shotgun sequence DNA segment encodes these proteins:
- the HECTD3 gene encoding E3 ubiquitin-protein ligase HECTD3, with the protein MRAGGEAPHQVLGRLRFLLQCSECFRRARALPAALCYVPREVQYKICKDPSAAAAAAARSLLSVWDSPGPARGGKRAARATIEVRKGGCLRATGEEYCNSAGLWVKLSKEQLEEYRSGCDLEEGWVLVCKHADGGDRLVPVESTERIQRQQQLFGVDYKPVIRWEQVVDLTYSLRLGAKPRPMEQDEAAVEKLRFVPPTWTYECDEDLVHFLYDHIGKEDENLGSVKQYVDSIDVSSYTEDFNVSCLTDSHADTYWESDGSQGQHWVRLNMKKGTIVKKLLLTVDTTDENFMPKRVAVYGGEGDNLKKLNDVGIDESYIGDVCILEDMTTHLPVIEIRIVECRDDGIDVRIRGIKIKSSRQRDLGLSADMFQLPNLVRYPRLEGTDPDLLYRRAVLIQRFIKLLDSVLHHLVPAWDHTVGTFSKLKHIKQFLLLSKKRTALITQCLKDSETSKPNFMPRLYINRRLAMEHRDNPALDPSCKNAVFTQVYEGLKPSDKFEKPLDYRWPLRYDQWWECKFIAEGIIDQGGGFRDSLADMSEELCPSSADTPVPLPFFVRTSNQGNGTGEARDMYVPNPSCKDFAKYEWIGQIMGAALRGKEFLVLALPGFVWKQLTGEEVSWSKDFPAVDSVLVKLLEVMEVMDKDTFEFKFGNELTYTTVLSDQRMVELIPNGSNTAVRYEDRKEFIRLVQKARLEESKEQIMAMQAGLLKVVPQAVLDLLTWQELEKKVCGDPEVTVDALKRLTRFEDFEPQDTRVQYFWEALNNFTNEDRSRFLRFVTGRSRLPARIYIYPDKMGSETTDALPESSTCSSTLFLPNYATAKVCEEKLRYAAYNCVAIDTDMSPWEE; encoded by the exons ATGAGGGCGGGCGGGGAAGCGCCGCACCAGGTGCTGGGCCGGCTGCGgttcctgctgcagtgcagcGAGTGCTTCCGCCGCGCCCGGGCGCTGCCCGCCGCGCTCTGCTACGTGCCGCGGGAGGTGCAGTACAAGATCTGCAAGGACCCCTcggccgccgcggccgccgccgcccgcagccTGCTCAGCGTGTGGGACAGCCCGGGGCCGGCGCGGGGCGGCAAGCGGGCGGCGCGGGCCACGATCGAGGTGCGGAAGGGCGGCTGCCTGCGCGCCACCGGCGAGGAGTACTGCAACAGCGCCGGGCTCTGGGTCAAGCTCAGCAAG gagcagctggaggagtaCCGGAGCGGCTGCGATCTCGAGGAGGGATGGGTGCTGGTGTGCAAGCATGCCGACGGCGGGGACCGGCTGGTGCCCGTGGAGTCCACGGAGCGGAtccagcggcagcagcagctgttcgGGGTGGATTACAAACCCGTCATCAG ATGGGAGCAGGTGGTGGATCTGACATACTCCCTGCGCCTCGGAGCAAAGCCCAGGCCCATGGAGCAGGATGAGGCTGCAGTAGAGAAGCTTCG GTTTGTGCCCCCAACATGGACTTACGAATGTGATGAGGACCTGGTGCATTTCCTGTATGACCACATTGGGAAGGAGGATGAGAACTTGGGCAGCGTTAAGCAGTACGTGGACAGCATCGATGTCTCATCCTACACG GAGGACTTCAATGTGTCATGCCTGACCGATAGCCATGCCGACACATACTGGGAGAGTGATGGGTCCCAGGGCCAGCACTGGGTGCGGCTCAACATGAAGAAAGGCACCATTGTCAA gaagctgctgctgacagtgGATACCACTGATGAGAACTTCATGCCCAAGCGGGTCGCTGTGTATGGGGGCGAGGGGGACAATCTGAAGAAACTGAATGACGTCGGCATTGATGA GAGCTATATTGGGGATGTGTGCATCCTTGAGGACATGACAACACACCTGCCCGTCATCGAGATCCGGATTGTGGAGTGCAGAG ATGATGGGATTGATGTTCGTATCCGAGGCATCAAAATCAAATCCTCTCGACAGAGGGACTTGGGGCTCAGTGCTGACATGTTCCAGTTGCCCAATTTGGTGCGTTACCCTCGCCTAGAAGGGACTGACCCTGACCTGCTGTACCGACGGGCCGTGCTCATTCAAAG GTTCATCAAACTGCTTGACAGTGTCCTGCATCACTTGGTGCCAGCCTGGGACCACACTGTTGGCACATTCAGCAAGCTCAAG CACATCAAGCAGTTCTTGCTGCTGTCCAAGAAGCGCACAGCTCTCATTACCCAGTGTCTGAAGGACTCGGAGACCAGCAAGCCCAACTTCATGCCTAGACTCTACATTAACCGACGCCTGGCCATGGAGCACCGGGACAACCCTGCCCTGGACCCCAGCTGCAAGAATGCTGTCTTCACCCAG GTATATGAAGGTCTGAAACCCTCTGACAAGTTTGAAAAGCCTCTAGATTATAG GTGGCCATTGCGTTATGACCAGTGGTGGGAGTGCAAATTTATCGCAGAGGGCATCATCGACCAAG GTGGTGGTTTTCGAGACAGCCTAGCAGACATGTCAgaggagctgtgccccagctcagcagaCACCCCTGTGCCTCTGCCCTTCTTCGTGCGCACATCCAACCAG GGTAATGGCACTGGAGAAGCCAGGGACATGTATGTCCCCAACCCCTCTTGTAAAGACTTCGCAAAGTACGAGTGGATTGGGCAGATcatgggagcagctctgaggggcaAGGAGTTTCTG gtCCTGGCTCTTCCTGGCTTTGTATGGAAACAATTAACAGGGGAAGAGGTCAGCTGGAGCAAAGACTTCCCTGCTGTGGACTCTGTGTTG GTGAAGCTGCTGGAGGTGATGGAAGTCATGGATAAAGACACCTTTGAGTTCAAATTTGGGAATGAGCTGACCTACACCACAGTGCTGAGTGACCAGCGCATGGTGGAGCTGATCCCCAACGGCAGCAACACCGCTGTGCGCTACGAGGACCGCAAGGAGTTCATCCGCCTGGTGCAAAAGGCTCGGCTGGAGGAGAGCAAGGAGCAG ATCATGGCCatgcaggctgggctgctgaaggTGGTGCCCCAAGCTGTTCTTGACCTCCTTACATGGCAGGAACTAGAAAAAAAGGTCTGTGGAGACCCTGAAGTCACAGTGGATGCCCTGAAGAGGCTCA CCCGATTTGAGGACTTTGAGCCACAGGATACCCGCGTTCAGTACTTCTGGGAAGCACTCAATAACTTCACCAATG AGGATCGCAGCCGCTTCCTCAGATTTGTCACTGGCAGAAGTCGCCTTCCAGCACGGATCTACATCTATCCAGACAAGATGGG CTCAGAGACAACAGATGCTTTGCCAGAGTCATCCACCTGCTCTAGCACTCTCTTCTTGCCCAACTATGCCAC AGCCAAGGTATGTGAAGAGAAGTTGCGCTATGCTGCCTATAACTGCGTGGCCATTGACACAGATATGAGTCCGTGGGAAGAGTGA